The genomic stretch GTCTTCCCTTTGCAAGATTTGTTTTCAGCTAATTTGTGACAGTGATGGTAAATCGTGACAACAAATAAGCACATTTTTTATACGAAGTTTAAGCAGATTCTTACTTTTTctgagtgtaaaaataaatgcacCAGTGGCATTtactactactatactgtaGTTGGAAGAATtattcaaaatacattttaataacatCGATTAAAAACAAGTCCTTGCATGGCTAGCTAGTAGCAATAGTTAACTCagcaagctaacattagctaaaaACTACAATCCACCTATTCAGCGTGAATTACCATTTTTTTGACGAAGATAATTCACAAAACTCTTCCAAGTATAATCGtaaattttaaaatgacacGCAAGACAATATTTTAGTGTCATATTACCTCTTAATGGTGATTGAAGCGAACTACGTCACAGCTAATGAGTGTCATTCATTACTGCTTCACgaggaggggcggggccaagCCAGGTCAAAAACGCACGTGCATTTTGGGACTTGTAGTCTTAGAATCGAATTCGGCGTTTATTACAGCCTTTGTGGGTAAAATAacgtaaaaatgttttattagacACACATTTTGCATGAAATGAAAGGCAAACATCACAAAATAATTTCTTAGCATGATAGTGGACCTGTATTTACTGTACAATAATcgatataaaaatatgtagtgCCCATCACGTCACCTGATGCTCGCTTCTGCCACCAAGTGGTCACACGTATATTTACCGCATTGGTGCttgcaaataaatgaatttcaTGCATCCTATCAACCTTCCTCATACTCATACTTTGTTGTTCAGTCTACTTCGTGTCTTATTCTCGGCTGCGGGGACCATGAGTCCCAGGATGTGGAGAGGAAGGAATTGGAATCGGGGGTTGTGGTTAATGGGCCGTGGATGGAACACACACAGAACGCATTTCTTTTCCATCAGACACTGAATACCTTTTGCAGCAGCTGAGATCCAGAATATTTGGCAGAAATGGATTTGATCTCTCCACCAAATGCTGACGCCCAGAGTTTTAcactgtaagaaaaaaaatgaaaagcaaatAAAAGATTTAACAAGAATGGTTCCAGCAGTCCTGGACCTTCAACCAGGCCTCATATTTAACTGTAATTATGATAAGCAAGGCTGTGCTTAAACTCTCAACTTTTTTACCTCTGATAAAGCAGTGAAAAGAATTATTCAGTATATATAGAACAccaattatgggaaaaaaatacctGTTTTTGGACTACAATAATATTGGCGTTTTCATTTTTAGGGGTATCTTAAAACATAATAAtcaaaatcataataatcaaacaattaaatatacatttattttttattttagtgtatTATTAAGttacagaaaatgtgttttgtatttttttgaactGATATAATCACGTGTTTTTGCTTTAAATCTTTacaaattcacaaaaaaatgtacaccataatataaaatgacaacatttcaaACGAAATTCTGAAGCAAATCAAACAattctttatatttttgtaataaaaaaatatttttccattacGTGATTTAATTGAGcagcaaaataagaaaaaaatattttaataaatgtttccaaaggaagaaaacatgcattcttattattttgtaacattCTATCAATGCAGGAAATGAAGAGAAACAAAACATGGAGCACATTTGTTCCtccacaaatattattattattattattattattattccaaataTTAGAAAGACCCAGCAGCAGATGCATGCAGAATATAATATTTTGCACTCACACCGACAGAGGGATGCCCTGCTGGGACGCCGACACCTCCATCAGCAGCAGTCCGAAGCCCACCGAGACGCTGAGCAGGAGGCGGAGGACGCTGCAAGCGCCGTGGAGAAACGTCATGTTCATGTCCCGACCAAGGAGGACCGATCCGGACCTTCGACCCCCCTCCCACTGAGCCCTCTTCTTTTCTTTGTGAGCTTCGTTATCCTTCTGTGACCAAGTACCCCCCGCCCACcccacgcccccccaccccattccATTCCCCATCAcggaggagagagagaaaatgAGAAAGGCTTGTGACACCTTCTTGGCtccttcttttgttttgttttcatataaAAGTAAGAATTCATATCATGGAACTAtgacatataaataatattttcatcataattgtgattttaatgtcattattttgagTTATTTATTGAGTCCAATCCACTTTTGGAAAAACTCTTTCTGCTGCACAAActagtaaaaacaaataaaaccaatcacattaagacatttaaaagaaCTCTAAAAACAATAGTAGTTAAGAAATTCAaagtaaaaagtcatattccacTGTAGggggtaattttttttacatgagtggggacttatttacttattttcattttttttagttatgaACACATATTGACCAAGCACCTCATATGACATCAAAATCTACATTTCGACATTTGAAGTAATTATCAAATGTCAGATCATCTGTCTTCAATTCCAAAAATCTTctataaaaatactgtaatacacAATATCCAATATAAgcaatatgtatacatacagtagacCTACAATGAAGACATTAATGTACGTATTTCACAATTTATAGGGTACTGATATGCAATACACACTTAGAATTCTACAATTTTAACCCCAGAACATTATTATAAGACactatatgttatgttatgttatgttatgttttgctatgttatgttttgctatgttatgttatgttatgttgtgttgtgttgtgttgtgttatgttcaATTGCAATTTTAACCCCAGAGCATTATTTTAAGACAcactatgttatgttatgttatgttatgttatgttatgttatgttatgttatgttatgttatgttatgttatgttatgttatgttatgttatgttatgttatgttatgttatgttatgttatgttatgttatgttgtgttgtgtcatgTTCAATTACAATTTTAACCTCAGAACATAAGACACTCTATGTTGtgttacgttatgttatgttatgtatgttgtgttgtgttgtgtgatgttgtgttgtgtgatgttcaattacattttttacccCAGAACATTATTATAAGACATTAtatgttatgctatgttatgttatgttgtgttgtgttgtgttgtgttgtgtgatgttgtgttgtgtgatgtTCAATTACAATTTTTACCCCAGAACATTATTATAAGACATTATATGTTATGTTGTGCGacgttatgttatattatgttatgttatattatgttatgttatattatgttatgttatattatgttatgttatgttatgttatgttatgttatgttgtgttgtgtgatgtTGTGGTGTGTGAtattatgttgtgttgtgtgatgtTCAATTACAATTTTTACCCCAGAACATTATTATAAGACATTATATATTATGCTATGTTGTgtgatgttatgttatattatattatacagctgggatagactccagcacccccgcgaccgtcgtgaggataagcggtagaaaatgaatgcatgaatgaatattatgttatgttatgttatgttatgttatgttatgttatgttatgttatgttatgttatgttatgttatgttatgttatgttatgttatgttatgttatgttatgttatgttatgttatgttatgttatgttatgttatgttatgttatgttatgttatgttatgttatgttatgctatgtgatgttgtgttgtgtgatgtTCAATTACAATTTTTACCCCAGAACATAAGAcattatatgttatgttatgttgtgttgtgtggtgTGATGTTATGTTGTGTGATGTTGTTTTGTATTATGTTATGTTCAATTACAATTTTAACCCCAGAGCATATAAGACACtctatgttgtgttatgttatgttgtgttcaattccaatttTAACCCCAGAACATTATTATAAGACACTATATGTTATTGTGTtatatgttgtgttatgttatgtgatgttatgttatgtttgagGGTTTTCTCCACATCCAAGACAAAAGCAGCAAAAGAATGTAGAGCTATTTATAACTCACACACTTCAAACTGCTGTCCATTGGTTGTGTAGTGGATCACATCACTGACTCATGTGACCCTGAACCAGATAAATAAACACGATTGTTTACTGAGAATACACCATGAAGTTTCTGCTTGCTGGATTGAAGCAATGAGAGCACGCAGGTCGGAGAGTGGCTCCATGGAAGGTTTTAGTAGATGATTCGACTTCTCCATCCACCTTCTCCATCAGCCATTTAAACACGTGAGACATTAAGATGCATATTCAGTCCAAATAACAACCCCTTGCCCACAGAGACCAGCCACCACTAGCGGCAAGCGCCACCACCAGCTGCGGTGTTTCAACCTGAAGCTTTTATTTGTTGGGTAATTGCGTCGTACATCAAAGTTGTGAGGAGCCCTGAAACGTCTGCAACGTGGCGATAAGGCGGCGTGACCTCACGATGCTGACTGCCTCTGATGCTTTAATTAACTGTCCAATAAAACGTCAGGGGGGGGGAGTCCTTAACTCAAACCTGCCCAAGTGTCCTTGAGCAAGCCATTGCGGCGGCTCTGTAGGCGATCTGCATAAACGCAGATTCATTTCCAATAAATGTGGACTCCATGAGGCGCTGAACTCTTAACCCAAACGGTTGTAATCCGCGTCTTGACTTAAGTGGAGATAAACCTCTTAGAAGGTGAAACATGGGACGCCTCCAGGCGTGTTCAATCCCGGCTGGATTAACCTTACACCTCAGGAACATCGTCATTGACAGGGGGGGCCGCTTTTGTGTTATTCCGATCACGTAAGTGTGGATTTATCGGAAAGTGGATGCACCACAGCGCGGTCAACATGTTACATGATGTTCTTCATGTAACTCTTAacgttatgatgatgatgatgtatgtTAGCCTGCTCAATGTAAAggttgaatggttgttggtcagTGTGTGTCCACTACCctaaaagacagctgggataggctccagctcatccaCTACTTTAGTAGCTGTTTaggtgtttgctaaatacaaggacgaagagtcttgaaccatgatcatgatcatgatgtgctatatatatcactatattgacacttactatggtacacattatgtcattggatggtcatatcacctcgtatttcagtaagggacaaaaaatttaaaataaaaaaaacaaaacaaaaaaaaaaaaaaacaaaacttaaactgtattacagaaagcaAGAATTTTCTTCAATTTCTTCATAGAGAAAATTGTATAattgatataatataattaataatgacacataatgtcattgtatggtcatatcacctcatacctATAACCtcgtaaaaaatttaaaaactcaaaattcaaaaaaaaaaattataataaaaaaaaatccttaaactgtattatggaaagcaggaagtgaacaaatgtaacagttactgattgtaaaagtaccagatggaggggtaggatttaataagctttgcttcttcctactccttttggacatgtggaactgggaactgattatgggatgcattcaattgtaatctgatgcatgttcaaatgaaataaaaccattagcattagcattagcattagcattagcattagcattaccattaccatagtgaGGACAGAAAAAGGTTGGATTAATGtttgttattaaaaaacaaaaaacaacagggGCTCTGGGAATGAACCCTGTGGAATGCCAATATTATggtaccacaaaaaaaaattgccataggaaatcatccatccattttctatgccgcttatcctcatttggtTCGTAGGAGTATTCTGATGCCGATCTCAGCTGACTGTGGGTAAGATGTGGggcacatcctggactggtcgccatccaatcacagccATAGGAAATCATATCATCCAATTACTCTgctccagacacccaaaaatacaaagaaaaactgTACATTCTGGACTTTTATCAAGTTACTGACACTCACAACTTTCTTTAGCCCCCATGGTTGGTTATTTTAGCAGTCACCCTCAATAAAAATGGACAGTAGTAGTTGTAGGAACTGGTAATAGTAGTAGAAGTAGGGTGCTTTATTTGGGCACTCGATTCTGCGGAAGACTAAAGTATAaggcatgttcaaatgaaataaaaccattaccattaccattaccattacaatagtGAGGACAGAAAAAGGTTGGATTAAtgtttgttattaaaaaaacaaaaaacaacagggGCTCTGGGAATGAACCCTGTGGAATGCCAATATTATGgtaccacaaaaaaaattgccataGGAAATCATCTAATTACTCTTCTCCCGACAcccaaaaatacaaagaaaaactgTACATTCTGGACTTTTATCAAGTTACTGACAatcacaactttctttggccccatggtgggttattttagCAGTCACCCTCAATAAAAATGGACAGTAGTAGTTGTAGGAACTGGTAATAGTAGTAGAAGTAGGGTGCTTTATTTGGGCACTTGATTCTATGGAAGGCTAAAGTACAAGGTAAAGGGACTAGTTTTGTACTATATACTGAAGGTTTTCCGAGAAATCCATTCGACTTTCCCAAACCCGGATAAATCAGAGATGCCTGGAGAtgaatgctttttaaaaagtcaagaaTGTAGTTTTTAGTTTCAGTATGATGACTTTTCACACTCGCATGAATGAGCGAGGGTTTATCCGATGTGAGTGCTTCCACGATGAAGcaaggtgaaaggtcacagACGATCATTTGCGGGAATTACTCTTTGTCAAATCCAGATCTTGAAGGATTTATTCCTCCTTCAGGCGTGTAATCTCGGCACTTGCGCCTGCAGCGCTCACACGTCGAAGGTCTTCTCCAGTGGGAGCATGAGAGGACTGCATCCATGCCCGACGTCCTTTTTCCACACAATTCCTCCATCTCCTCGCGGTGGGAGCCCCCGCTGTCACACGGCGGCTTCATCCTGCTCTCCGTGGTCATGGCCCTTTTCACCGGGCCGGCCATCGTGCTCAACGCTACAGTGATCATCGTGTCCCTGATGCACAAGCAGCTGAGGCAACCGCTCAACTACGCTCTACTGAACATGGCCGTGGCAGACCTGGGCTCAGCCGGAACCGGAGGGGTTTTATCTGTAGTCCACAACGCCCATGGGTACTTCTCCCTGGGAAGAACAGGCTGTGTGATGGAGGGCTTTGCCGTGTCCTTGTTTGGTGAGTGAACACAGCATCAGAGATGTTTTTTCCGAGTTCATACGCCTTTTGTCCGCTTTTACAGGCATCACATCTCTGTGCACCGTGGCCCTGATCGCCGTGGAGAGgatgtttgttgtttgtaaGCCAGCAGGACGCATGCTCTTCCAGCAGAAGCACGCGCTCGCTGGCATCGCCTTGTCCTGGATCTGGTCCCTCACGTGGAACGTGCCCCCTCTGCTCGGGTGGGGAAGGTATGAGCCGGAGGGGGTCGGGACGTCCTGTGCGCCGGACTGGCGCAGCCGGGACCCCCACCATGTGTCCTACATCCTGGTTTATTTTGCCGTGTGCTTCGCTGTCCCCTTTGTCGTCATCTTGGTGTCCTACTCCAAATTAATGTGGACGTTACACCAGGTGGGCTTACCGGCACTCAAATACACTCATGGTCACTTTTCATTGAcacacaatatgtttattattggcctatatgtatataataataataataataatataataataataataaatgttttatatatatgtctattagtaatcataatataatagataataataatataaaagctaataatatatataaatggtcACTTTTCATTGAcacacaatatgtttattattgggctatatgtatattataatataataatataataatataataatataataatataataatataataatataataatataataatataataatataataatataataatataataatataatataatataataataatattttaatatattaatataataataatataatataataataataactgttttatatatatgtctattagtaataataatataaaagctaataatatatataaatggtcACTTTTCATTGAcacacaatatgtttattattgggctatatgtatattataatataataataaattataataatataatataataataatataataataaatgttttatatattgtcaattagtaataataatataatagctaataataatataaaagctaataatatatgtaaatgGTCACTTTTCATTGAcacacaatatgtttattattgggctatatgtgtataataataataataatataataataataaatgttttatatatatgtctaattagtaattacaaaataaaagctaataataatataaaagctaatattatatatacataatagcTTTTATGCAGCTAATAGCCATCACATAGATCGAGTAAATGTTTAAACAGGACATATTATactcatggctgcacggtggtcgagtggttagcacgcagacctcacagctagttcaatcccaccctcggccatccagTGTGTAATggcgttgacagattaaaatgcatttcttttgctggtaggaaCCCCAAccaggaattgtaaacaaatgtggctaaTTGTAGCTAGCAACGTAATCAGAGGAGCAGAGCAGAGACCTTATCTGgtttacagccacgcccatataaggaagtccgcccctctgtgacatcacaaaggcgcAGTTTTaacacgccttttgaaactaaGCGTTTTCAGCCGTCCCAAACGGTGTCCCACACgacagacatgtttgtttttgcattattattatgtttaggGAGCATTAATGTCAAGCACATGAAATGTAATTAGCTGCTTTTCCAATTAGGATGACTTACTTAGCAGGCTTAGAATccataataaattacatttattgacCTCCCCAACGCCAGGTGTCCAAGCTGGCCTGCCTGGAAGGGGGCGCGGTGGCTAAAGCGGAGCTGAAGGTGGCCTCCATGGTGGTTCTGATGATCCTGAGTTTCCTCATAAGCTGGCTGCCTTACGCAGCTCTGTCCATGCTGGTGGCCTTCAACCCCTCCGTGGAGATGAGCCCACTGGTGGCCACAGTACCCGTGTACTTGGCCAAGACCAGCACCGTGTACAACCCCGTCATTTACATCTACTGCAACAAACAGGTACTACACACTTGCGAGTTACCACTGATGCTTCAACAAGActgtgccatctagtggtcatcAATGGCAAGTGCAGGGATGCAAAATTGGAATAGAATAAATATTTCTGCCAAAGAGTAAATAATAGCTTCAAATAAAAGTACTCGGGTACTTGTACTTCGTAATAAGTGAAggtacattcatacctattgacaatttggagtcgcgttCAAAGAAATGATTTTCTAAATCATTCAACTACTCAACTACGCCCTCTGGTGTCTGGTATGAAATACTGAAATACTTCCTGGTACTACAAATTAAGGCAATTGAGACAATAATAAGCATTACACGGTATAAAATTAGTACATAGCAGTGAAATGAAATATTCTAACAAACATTAAAGTACGATGACATACCGTGTGCGCATTCTGACCATAAATTTAGGATATTCGGTTATTAAATTCCATTTTACAGGGATTGTTCGTGTGCTGCTAGCATCTTGAATAGCTCCCGCATTTTCTCTCTACCACGTGACCTTCCCCCGTCATGTGACACTGTCTAACAATACACAGTTTGAACGCTAGAGGGCATTAAAAACGTCATACACACAACTCAAACGTACATGTCTTTGCTACGGCTACAAACATTATCCGATTTGTTCTTCAGAATTTCATTAGCATTTCCAAGtacttatatataaatatacattgttGCATTTATTTAATCTTTCAAATTAAAGAAAACATGTGACTTGATTGACAATCATCTTCCTAAACATCCTGACCGCTACTACGTCATTTCCTTCACACGCTGTGCTAGTTCCGCAAGTACGTGGTGCCTTTCCTGCTGTGCACGGAGCCGTGGAAGCCGAAGGACGATGAGGAGACCTCAGAGGCGGCCACCACAGTGGAGATGGCCGTCAACAAAGTGGCTCCGGCCTGAAAGCCGACTGGTCACATCAGAAGCAGGAATGACAACAACCCATGACAAAGCATGACTCGGCACAACTTTATtccatgataataaaaaaaaaacacagattaaATGAGAAATAGAAAAAAGAGAGAATGCATTGTTACAAAACCATCAAGTTATATTCACGCATTTGCTACTAAGATTGATGGAaatcaaagagaaaaaaaataaaaagcaaaatatcAAGACTTTCAAGTAGAGAACATTATTAGCACGGCTCTTTTGTCCTATTTTACATCTGGTCTTTGAATGCAGCTTGCTTTCAGAACATGAAGAAAAGTCGGTGTTTAGAACCGTACCAAGGAAACAAAAAAGCTACGGCggccgacgggggggggggggggcaaagcacACAACAAACACGGAAATGATCCAAATGACCAGCCAGGGGAAAATGCTGCAAATTCGAAATGTTGTTGCCACGGCGATGCTGCAGGATCACAAACAAACGCAAAAGAAAAATCATAAACTGTTTCTCAcgcagttttttattttttgcattttcagtgtttttcatTTGCAGTTGTTTTTCCATTCTGCAGCATTGATGTCACgggtgtccaatgtgcagcctgggggccgtTTGCGGCCTGGGGCGCAtttctaaaatataatttagcaGAAAATTTTAAAGAGGAAATCCAACAGCAGCAGTAAAAATggaatgaaaaatgtataaaaaaaaagttaaaatataagtgaaaaaaattccaaaaaagtcaaaatcttaTAAAAATTAACCTCATCTTGGACtgttaaagttataatattcaaGAATCAAATAATTCATAGAAAAATTAgatgagaaagtcaaaatattctgggttaaaagttgaaaataaatttgaaatggATATAAagagatgtcatttttttgtgaagaaaatataaatgtgaaaaaaaataaaaataaatgtgaagaAACTAtattggtcaaaaaaaaaaagagtcaaaatTACATTTGAGAGTGTCTTTGTTGTAAAGTGTCCAGATGATGAAAAActaagaaagtttttttttttaaaagagaaaaataagatgataaagtgaataaagtcatattccaAGAAATATTGACGGGTGAAGCGGATATTACCAATCTGCTTTTCAGTCACAAAGCAAGCAGCCAAGTGTCATCCTTTAGGATTCGGACACCCGTGGGGTCGGTTTGGTGAATTTGCCGTACTTTGccgttgtgtttttttgtgtgtttgtatgcgGTTGAGCGTTTTGTCCCTGCGTGCCGCCGCACTAAAGGTCACGTTTTGCTGTAAACTGGACATTTGTTTAGCGTGTCCCAGCAGAGCACATCTTTTTCCGTCACTGTCGACATTGCGAGATGACGTGTGAGTGACAAACTCCAGCAAAGCGTGTACGTCACAAAAAGAGTAGAAAAAACGCTCCGACCCTTCATACACAAATGAGTTTAGAAAAAGGAGGAAGAAAAGCACAATACACTTAATACTTGTGCAAAGACAAACAGCTATGTGCTAATATTGAAATATCATTAGTGCTCACTATGTActcttattttttcttcttcttcttcttcttcttcaggaaTCCCTGACATGAGGTAAAAGTAAGTTCATTTCATCTTTAGTGTAAAAGAATGCATATCTTCACTTCATTTGCTACGAAGACTACGATGTGCCGCTTCATGTGCTTTCCTTTTGGCATCcgcaaaaggatgaaaacacccttttggcttctttttttttttttttcaactcacaAACAATTCAAAGAGCCCTTTCAAAGTGCACACAAAGTTGGGACAGAATCTACAAGGTCGGGACAGCTGCGTTGcgttcacacacaaaaagaaaaaaaggtcacTTCTGCTGCACATTTTAGGTTGGCTTCATTTGGCGTTCACGCTGGATCCAAATATCGATAATATCATCAAAAGGGTGGATACTTAAGCTCCCTTGTGTTTGATTTACTGTCATGTGATCCAGCAGCTGCCCACCACCTGctaggcaggcaggcaggcgagCCCAGACATACCACAGAGAGAGCAGG from Doryrhamphus excisus isolate RoL2022-K1 chromosome 1, RoL_Dexc_1.0, whole genome shotgun sequence encodes the following:
- the LOC131099991 gene encoding parapinopsin-like, whose protein sequence is MPDVLFPHNSSISSRWEPPLSHGGFILLSVVMALFTGPAIVLNATVIIVSLMHKQLRQPLNYALLNMAVADLGSAGTGGVLSVVHNAHGYFSLGRTGCVMEGFAVSLFGITSLCTVALIAVERMFVVCKPAGRMLFQQKHALAGIALSWIWSLTWNVPPLLGWGRYEPEGVGTSCAPDWRSRDPHHVSYILVYFAVCFAVPFVVILVSYSKLMWTLHQVSKLACLEGGAVAKAELKVASMVVLMILSFLISWLPYAALSMLVAFNPSVEMSPLVATVPVYLAKTSTVYNPVIYIYCNKQFRKYVVPFLLCTEPWKPKDDEETSEAATTVEMAVNKVAPA